Proteins co-encoded in one Afipia sp. P52-10 genomic window:
- a CDS encoding divergent polysaccharide deacetylase family protein gives MTTDDLNTPLGRTFVRKRRFRLPFSATQALSGLLAAFLLGFVGVALFNDNPLGGEPMARVALDTAPAAPQAAAPSQSPATQTAADPVIVRQPPAPAEQRTVTIIDGTSGARKDFKVPGTSQEPLAAEQGGGAMTAPTTTAPTMTGINPRLLESSRYGMIPAVADGLRSSSVYAAGTDALRARAATMPSIAIVIGGLGVGAAKTNDAIMKLPGAVTLAFTPYGSDPARLVERARSQGHEVLLQVPMEPFDYPDNDPGPRTLLATATAEQNLDHLAWHLSRFQGYAGLANFMGAKFAATDAAMQPMLREAAKRGLAYFDDGTATRSVAGALAQGLNVPFAKADLTIDTVPTTSEIDRALAQLETLARQRGTAIGTASALPVSIERIGAWTKLLEGRGILLVPLTTAMQKPKSS, from the coding sequence TTGACGACCGACGATCTGAACACTCCCCTCGGCAGGACCTTCGTCCGCAAGCGGCGCTTCCGGCTGCCCTTCAGTGCGACCCAGGCCCTGTCCGGGCTGCTGGCGGCATTCCTGCTCGGCTTCGTCGGCGTGGCGCTCTTCAACGACAATCCGCTCGGCGGCGAGCCGATGGCGCGCGTCGCCCTCGATACCGCGCCCGCTGCCCCGCAGGCGGCGGCCCCATCGCAATCGCCGGCGACGCAAACCGCGGCCGATCCGGTGATCGTCCGGCAGCCGCCCGCGCCCGCAGAGCAACGGACTGTCACCATCATCGACGGCACCAGCGGGGCACGGAAAGACTTCAAGGTGCCCGGAACCAGCCAGGAGCCGCTGGCGGCAGAGCAGGGCGGCGGCGCGATGACTGCGCCCACTACGACTGCGCCAACGATGACCGGCATCAATCCGCGGCTGCTGGAATCCTCCCGCTACGGCATGATCCCGGCCGTCGCGGACGGGCTGAGGTCGTCCTCGGTCTATGCCGCGGGCACCGATGCGTTGCGCGCGCGGGCCGCCACCATGCCGTCGATCGCCATCGTCATCGGCGGTCTCGGCGTCGGTGCCGCCAAGACCAACGACGCCATCATGAAGCTGCCCGGCGCGGTGACGCTCGCCTTCACCCCCTACGGCTCGGATCCGGCGCGCCTGGTCGAGCGCGCCCGCAGCCAGGGACATGAGGTGCTGCTGCAGGTGCCGATGGAGCCGTTCGACTACCCCGACAACGATCCCGGGCCGCGCACGCTGCTCGCGACCGCCACCGCCGAACAAAACCTCGACCATCTGGCTTGGCATCTCAGCCGCTTCCAGGGCTATGCCGGTCTCGCCAACTTCATGGGCGCGAAGTTCGCCGCAACCGATGCGGCCATGCAGCCGATGCTGCGCGAGGCCGCCAAACGCGGGCTTGCCTACTTCGACGATGGCACAGCCACGCGCAGCGTTGCCGGCGCGCTCGCGCAAGGGTTGAATGTGCCGTTTGCAAAAGCCGATCTGACCATCGACACCGTGCCGACGACGAGCGAGATCGATCGCGCGCTGGCACAGCTCGAGACGCTGGCGCGGCAGCGCGGCACGGCGATCGGAACCGCCTCGGCTCTGCCGGTTTCGATCGAGCGGATCGGCGCGTGGACGAAGCTGCTCGAGGGCCGGGGCATCCTGCTTGTGCCGTTGACAACAGCGATGCAAAAACCAAAATCGAGCTAG
- a CDS encoding RNA pyrophosphohydrolase, translating to MTRYEDLPYRACVGVMLINKDGRVFIGRRAGGIEHVDSTHVWQMPQGGVDPGEDTWTAAKRELMEETGVRSVEKLAEISDWLTYDIPRTVAGRTWKGRYRGQKQKWYAMRFAGHDAEINVVSPAGHKQEFIDWRWEPMQNLPELIVPFKRPVYERVVKEFARFG from the coding sequence ATGACACGTTACGAGGACCTGCCCTATCGCGCCTGCGTCGGCGTGATGCTGATCAACAAGGATGGGCGCGTGTTCATCGGCCGCCGCGCCGGCGGCATCGAGCACGTCGACAGCACGCATGTCTGGCAGATGCCGCAAGGCGGCGTCGATCCCGGCGAAGACACGTGGACCGCCGCCAAACGCGAGCTGATGGAAGAAACCGGCGTACGCTCGGTGGAGAAGCTTGCCGAAATCTCGGACTGGCTGACCTACGATATTCCGCGCACCGTCGCCGGCCGCACCTGGAAGGGCCGCTATCGCGGGCAGAAGCAGAAGTGGTACGCGATGCGCTTCGCGGGCCACGACGCGGAGATCAACGTGGTCAGCCCGGCCGGACACAAGCAGGAGTTCATCGACTGGCGCTGGGAGCCGATGCAGAATCTTCCCGAGTTGATCGTGCCGTTCAAACGGCCGGTCTATGAGCGCGTCGTGAAGGAATTCGCACGCTTCGGCTAG
- a CDS encoding glycosyltransferase produces the protein MPSPVDISRARILEIGGSFFKLEYPERTTSLWSTPRLPQEGEPIDGFSTPDRVLRALRDARRGLYDVIIVNTLRYSPWHPRYWARGPFYTPRQPWASVSRPFGISMLRWVKVPVPLIAIDMDDAFGIGKSSVFLLDKAKIFFKRELPVDKWQVLYGSAHPHLPTLRYRNSDAWRRRMEVLRPISLPQFRYDASWRDRPFPEKTHDIFFSGGIRGNSTVRSAGLPELERLKALGYKIDQPTERLPYDAFLERMSRSWLAWSPEGMGWDCNRHYEAGIAQAVPVMNHPTIIRHQPLREGVHGIYYDVEPGGLERAVVAALADKARLKQMAIAAREHVFAHHIRSAYCEHILRAAFDQE, from the coding sequence ATGCCAAGCCCCGTCGATATTTCCCGCGCCCGCATCCTGGAGATCGGCGGCAGTTTTTTCAAACTGGAGTACCCGGAGCGCACCACCTCGCTGTGGTCGACGCCGCGGCTGCCGCAGGAAGGCGAGCCGATCGACGGCTTCTCGACGCCGGATCGCGTGTTGCGTGCGCTGCGCGATGCCAGGCGCGGGCTCTACGACGTGATCATCGTCAACACGCTGCGCTATTCGCCGTGGCATCCGCGCTACTGGGCGCGCGGGCCGTTCTATACCCCACGGCAGCCATGGGCGTCGGTGTCGCGGCCGTTCGGCATCAGCATGCTGCGCTGGGTGAAGGTGCCGGTGCCGCTGATCGCCATCGACATGGACGACGCGTTCGGCATCGGCAAGAGTTCGGTGTTCCTGCTCGACAAGGCGAAGATCTTCTTCAAGCGCGAGCTGCCGGTCGACAAGTGGCAGGTGCTGTATGGTTCGGCGCATCCGCATCTGCCGACGCTGCGCTATCGCAACAGCGATGCCTGGCGGCGGCGCATGGAGGTGCTGCGGCCGATCTCGCTGCCGCAGTTTCGCTATGACGCGAGCTGGCGCGATCGGCCGTTTCCGGAGAAGACCCACGACATCTTCTTCTCCGGCGGCATCCGCGGCAACTCCACCGTGCGCAGCGCGGGCCTGCCGGAGCTCGAACGCTTGAAGGCGCTGGGCTACAAGATCGATCAGCCGACGGAGCGGCTGCCCTACGACGCGTTCCTGGAACGGATGTCGCGCTCCTGGCTCGCCTGGTCGCCGGAAGGCATGGGCTGGGACTGCAACCGGCACTACGAGGCCGGCATCGCGCAGGCGGTGCCGGTGATGAATCATCCGACCATCATCCGCCATCAGCCGCTGCGCGAAGGCGTGCACGGCATCTACTACGACGTGGAGCCGGGCGGGTTGGAGCGTGCGGTGGTGGCGGCGCTCGCCGACAAGGCGCGCTTGAAGCAGATGGCGATCGCCGCACGCGAGCACGTCTTCGCCCATCACATCCGCAGCGCCTATTGCGAGCATATCCTGCGCGCCGCGTTCGATCAGGAGTGA